DNA from Triticum aestivum cultivar Chinese Spring chromosome 7D, IWGSC CS RefSeq v2.1, whole genome shotgun sequence:
ataaggGGGGGAGttgacttggaggagggggcggatCAAGGAGAAGATCCCGAAGAATCCGGGatacggcggcggtggcggcgcgatcCTGCTGCGGCGGTTGCGTgcggaggaggaaggcgacggcgGGGTCCCACGCGTCAGTGAGCGCGGGAAGGGTGTGAGGGGATCGGGCGACCGGGGCGGAGGCGTTTCGGGCGTGCGCGCAGCTGTGGGCTGAAAGGCCAGTGGGCCGGTGCGGTGCgggaagagagatagagaggaacagtgctgggcttcggcctggtaCTGTTCGAGGATTTACTTTTTATTCTTTTCACAGacaacaaaataaaaagaaacaacaaataataataaaaagtaggcatataatatatcaaaattttcataaaaagaaATCCTAAAATATGAACATATTTTCCAGTCCAAATAAAATCAGCAAAACTTTAAATAAAGCGAACAGAGCTACTGTTGCAATAAAgctcaacaaaaatcattttttaaataccaaaatgattttcaaaattattttctcctaattttccattgaagggaatcattttacccttatttccatttatttatttttaggagaaaaataatttgaataaaatccaaaaaaaattccaaatttgaaagggagtttcaaaatacttccaatgactttcaatttgattctttgtaacttccaactcgtatttcatataattgaagaagtcattttatcttctctcgtgaaaatcattgagttgcataaagtttccgaatttgaaatatttccaaatggaattcaaatcctttcaaaacccttttcatttatttaaatggaagaagtcatatcatcttcactctagggttttgtgatgaaataatttgaattcatggagatcataaatgcaagggtgaaagtttgggaaagtcattttattccctctcattcagctttcaaaaagtttcaaatttcacccaATTTCACCCAAtcagtcacacaacaatcaaacaaacaatcataaatatttatttaatataacattccaaaatttagaatttttggatgtTACACTTGCCTTTAGAGCACTCAGTGACATGTTTGAAAGTGCCATCCTTTGATCTTCCAACCAATGTTAGGAGACCCAAATACCGTTCACTAAGCACTTCGGCTGAATCCCCATAGCTTGTTTCATTTGTTCCTTCATCCTATCTTGGCTCCCCCTTCCAAAGAAAATGGAAGACTTCTGCAAGTTTACCTTTTGACCTGATGCTTTTTCATACTTAGTGAGGATCTGTTTTAGGATCTTCATATTCTCCTTTTGTGCCCTCTAGGAAAACTATACTGTCATCTGCAAACAAGAGGCGAGTTACATGGGGGCTATTGCTCCCGAACTTCACTCCCGTTAACTGTTTATCATTCTGAGCCCTCTTTAGGAGCGCTGAAAACCCCTCCACGCACAAAAAAAAACAGATAAGGTGACAAAGGGCCATCCTGTCTTAGACCGCGAGAGGGTAAAAAACTCCTCAAGAGCCCACTATTAAGTTTAACCGAGAAGCGTGCCTAATGATAACTTCTCGGCAGGAACTGCATATGCCAATAAATTCTAGGGTCAAGTCGTTGCTGGCGATTCCTATTTAGCGCTTCAGGCACCGTTATAGGTAAATTCACAAATGTGCGTCTGAAGCGCCCCGtgatgggccggcccgttactgTGTATTTTAATCCGCAAAAAAAGCATGCTCGCTTCGAACCGAACCAGCAACCTCCCTCGTCAAGGTTCGTTGGTATAACCACCCAGCCACGGAGCGGGTTCTGCTAAGCTTCAACTGTTTCTTTATTTtattccttccttttcttttttgctttttttcgtttttctttttctattttttcgtCTACCTGGTTTCTCCGCTCattgattttcttttttttcttcaatgcgtgaaatttttcaaattgatgatgttttttttaaatttgatgaactttagttttaaaaatcaatgaattttttatttatttttagtgaACTATTTTTAACAATTGATGATTTTctaaaattcaatgaactttttttaattcgactatttttttaaatttgatgaactttttttaaaattgatgaacattttcaaattcaatgaacttttttcaaattagatgaatttattttaaaatttgatgaGCTTTTTTCAGTTTTGTGAACTTCTTTAAGATTGATGGACTTCTGTCAAAAAGgtggatttttttcaaaatttgatgaacatttgtgaactatttttaaaaattgatgaacttttcttgaaTAATGCAACGTTTTTTTGCATGTTTATGATCTTTTTCTAAAATATGTCCTGTTTCATTTCTTTGAAAGAAAATCATGTATGAGCGGCTATGATAGTTTCTAAAGTGTTAGCGCTGCATTCTGTCACTTGCAACCACTTGCCCTAGTGTTTAACCGAAGACGTGTAGGTAGTGTATGGCGTGAGTTTGATTCGCCGCGGGACCttgatttttttattcttttcGCGCATTTTATTATCATTTTGTGGCAATGCCccttcgtgggccggcccagttcgcgcTGTAGCAAGCGCCGCTTCTCCTAATTGGCGCTGAAGGCGCCGAGCACCGATTAGGAGCTCCCGTCGTTGCCCCATCGTCGGATTTCACCTAGAAATCAAAGGGTTCCACTGACATGTCATTTTTCATGTGGCTGGCTCTTAGTGAATAGTGATCATTGTTGGACTTCCGATCGACTGGCACACCACGGGCTCCCACGCCGTCCATGCTGCCCATTTTGTGATCAAGGTCAGGAAATGATCAATCATATTCTCCTTACCTGCGTTATGACCCGCCAGGGCCCGGGGCATAGCAAACAAATGCTTCGCTGAATGTAGCAAAATTATCTAACAGAATTGGCACAATTGGTTCTTCAAAGAATTGACCAGGAGGGCGGGCTTGGTCGGCGGCAGGTGTACCTCGGAGGAGATTTTATCCTGTTCTTTGTTGCGCTTAGTGGGTTGGTGTGGAAGGAAATGTTGTATCTGAAATGCAGTTTTTGTGTAATGGAGTTGTCTGGAATGCATTTCAAATTTGGTGACCCATGGCTGCAACTAACCTAATTATGACCCAAGATTTGATATTTAATTAGTGATGACTAGTTGAGAGGGCCAGATGACTAGCCAGCTAGTAGACTAGAGTAGAGTTCAGTTGTAAAGCAAGGAAGCAAAGCAACGCATATGAGTGCCTTGAGCTGTTGAGCATGCAGAACTCAAAAAGGAGGCGTGACGGTGAGAGAGAGCAAAGAAGATTCCAAAACCCTTCCTCTCATCCAAGCTTAACAATTATCCATGGACATGCACCGCTCCATCCAACTCAATTCCCTTCCTTAATGCGCACTCCATCCCTCCGATATCAACCCAGCCCAGCTCGATCGAAGCGCCAGCGGCATGCGATGAGGGCCGGAGACAGCAGGATGGAggccgaccaccaccaccaccgccaccacgtgAACCAGAGGGCGGCTGAGGCGGGCGCGGGTCATCATCACCGCCATGGGAGGAACGACAGGCGGCGGTACCCGGAGGACGACAGGCAGCGGAGCTCGCCGTTGGTGTGGATGGCGGTGATCCTGTGCACGCTGCTGGCCATCGGCATCATCGTGGTGGGCGCCGCGGTGTTCGCCGTCTACCTCATCTACAAGCCCCACATGCCGTACATGGTGGTGACCAACGCGTACCTCCAGCAGCTGGACTACAGCCCCGCCGACGGCGTCATCCGCGACATCCAGGTCAGGGCCGACGTGCTGGCCAGGAACACCAACTCCAAGGTCAACGCCTCCTTCTCCAGCTTCAACATCGACGTCAAGTTCCACGGCACCACCCTGCTGCAGCTGCGGGCCGAGACCTTCAGCGTCGCCCGGGAGAGCTCCGTGACGCTGCCCTACAGCGGGGCGTCGCGCGGGGCGAAGCTGGACCTCGCCGGGATGCGGGCCATGGAGGAGGCGCTCAGGTCCAGGGTGGTGCCCATCACCCTGTCCGGCAAGGCGCGCACCCGGTGGAGGATGGGCATCTTCCTCAAGGTCGCCTTCTGGACGCGCCTCAACTGCCCCCTCAGCTTCAGCTACCCCCCCGGCAGCGTCATGGCCATCGACCACGACACCTGCCGCTCCAGGTCGCCGTAGCACACTGCTCCTCCTCGGGCTCTGCTTcgccctcctcctctgctccgccctGCTCTGCTCTGCTTAGCCCGCCAATGGCGTATCTGCTATTCATTATAGGTTCATTCGTGGTAGCGACAGGAACGTACATATGCAATTCGTATACAGGCATCCCCGCAGAAGAAAATTACTTATAAATGGAAACAATGCCGGTAGTAGAGTATGTAAATAGCCGCCGCTGCGAGGAAAACTATCTGTAGCCAGGCTAATTTGTGGTTCTGTACAGTACATATATTGCGTATGGAACAGTTCAAAGTTCAACTCCATCTCCTCCCGTTTACACTTCATTTGATATTGTTTTATTTAGGacaccgataactgccacacgtgtggtgggagcaaCACCCGCCCACACACCGTGTGTGGTGTGAGCGGGAGACAGCCCACACGTGCCATGTGTGGGCGAACAGTAGAaccgcccacacgtgtggcaggaggAGAACCCTACCACACACCCTGTGTCAACGTACACGTTCCGTGCGGGATCGATCCGAGACAGAATGATTTCCTGTTGGCCCAACATGCCGCTGAACTAGCCAGCCCAACAACGAAAATAAGCACGTGCAGCCCAGTTACCTATTGCTTCACTAAAACAAGCCAAAAAAAAGCACCAAAAACATGTGTTTATAAAAATTTAAAACAATACAGTTGCCGTATAGTACATAGGTGCCAACAAAAACAATTTGACATGTGTCGGaatttttttgccatggcaacAAGTTTGCAAAGTGTATATGGAAAAGTATTGTACAAAATGATATATATACATATTGTAATACCATGGCACAACAAGTTTGATAGAGTTGCTGTATACGAATGATTTCTATTAAAATTGCTGTTATTGATCTGATTATGAAAATTATATGGTCTAAAAGTACTGGAATTACCATGGTCTAAGTAGTAAATAATGCCAAATCAAAAACTGCATATTGAATATACCCAAGGTaaaaaattggttgaaaatttGCCATGACATATCTACTGCTATATGATGGCAAATTGTATGAATTTGCCATGGAAAATATTGTTGTTTCCCAAGCTAAAAAATGACAAGTTTTGCAGCGGGGGTGCATATCAACTTGCCATCACATAAAAATTCAAACAAATGCCATGttttcaaaaaacaaaacaaaaaaatcatgGTTGTCATCACGGAGGACGACTCCTGGTCGGCATCTTAGTCGACGTCTAGGCCGGGGGAGGAGCTACATTGCCATGGTCAAATGAAAAGTAGCTTTTGCCGTGTTGCTAAAGGAAAAGAATATTGCCATGATCCTTAAACTACATTTGCCATGCTTGAACTTAATTTGCCATGGTGCAAATAAAATTGCGATGGTATCTATTTTTGAAAGATGAGTAAATCTAATGTTGCCATGGTCCCGTTAAATTTGCCATGGTCCCTTCAAAGAAGAaaatttgccatgttgcaaaaaaaggaaagaaaatttaCCATGGTCCTTAAAATTGGAAATTGCCATGCTCCGAAAATTGCATTTGCCATGATACACACACTAAGTTTGCCATGGTCCTGTTCGAAAACAAATTTGCAAGGTTGTAAAAGAAGGAAGAAAATTTGACATGCTACATGAACTACCGTTGCCATGAAAGATGCACTGAGATTGCCATGGTCCCATTGAAAAAAGAaaatttgccatgttgcaaaaaagaaagaaaatttgCCATGCCCCGTAAACTACATTTGCCATGATACATACACTAAGTTTGCCATGGTCCCATTCAAAAAGAAAATTTGCCATGTTACAAAGAAGGACGAAAAATTGCCCTGCTCCACGAACTGGCATGAAAGAAGATTTGCCATGGTCCCTTTCAAAAATAGAAAATTTGTATGAGGCATAGActaaaaaatgccatgatccataaACTATAATTCCCATGATGCATGCACTAAAAAATTTCCATGGTCCCATTCAAAAagaaattgccatgttgtaaaaaagaagaagaattgtTATGGCCCCGTTTACAAAGTTCAAAATCAAGTATGAACAAGAAAAATTGCCATGGCAGATTCGTATCAAGAATTGCTGTGTTTTGTATGATGATTTTAGCCAGTGTAAAAAAACACAAAAAGTTGGAATCAAGTATGAACGAGAAACTTGCCATGGCAGAATTGTATCAAAAATTGCCGTGTTTTTTTAATCAAATTTTACATGAAAATTGCCAAGAATGTGAAGTAATAAAAAATTGATCAAATGTTGCCATGGCAAATGCATGTTTCATTTTGCGATGTTAGTTTCAACGAAAATGCCATCTTTTGCGTAATAAAATTGTCGTGTATGTGAAAATAACACAAACAAAATGATCAAAAACAAATTTCCATGGCAAGTGCAAAGTCAAAATGCCATGGCACATGGCGTAATAATGTTGTGGTACATGAAAAAAAAGATAGATTTGCCATGTTATATGAGTTAAATTTGCCATGATAGTAACATTGAAATTGCCATGTAGTTAGTGTGTAGCATGCCAAATTGTTAAGTAGGAAAATGTACATACATATGGGTGAGTTGCCATCTACCATGAAACGAACAGGGCAAAACTAGACTGATTGAACATGGGGGAGTTGCCATGTCTATGTTTAGTACCATTACAGAATGATGGGTTGTGGTTGGCATGAAGATGGCAAACATGGCAAAAGGAAACAGTTCAGCCATGGCAATTGATGGGTTATGGATCTGATGAAGTTGCCAAGCATTTGGTACAGTAGCACACCAATTGCTTGGTACCTGTTAACAGGCATAACAAACATGAAACATGGCAAAATTCAGGCTTTTATAGAGAGGGATTTGCCATGTATTTactcagaaatttgaaaaaaaaaggatGTGTTGTGGTTTGAAAAACATGGCAAACAACGCAAGTTTTTACAGTTCCACACATAGTTGCCATCTATTTATTCAGTAGAATGGCAAAATGATGAAAGGGCAAATGTAAATGCATTGACTGCCGTAGCGTATGGCATATCAGAACACATGGCAATTTTCAGCGCCAAACAGTAGGATAGTTGCCATGTATTTATTTAGAAGCATGGCAAATTGATAAGAAGTGGAATTGTAGACACATTAACATCAGTATGAAATGGCAGATCACACAAAAACACATATTTTTGCCATGGAAAATACTCCAGAATTTTGACATGGCAGAAGCTCATAGCAACTCTGTCCCATGGCAATTATTCGTAGCAAATTCGGCCATGGCAACTACTATataattttgccatggcaattacTCCAGAAATTTGCCATGGCAACAACTCACAGCAATTCTGCCCCATCAGAACTACTCATAACGAAAACTGCCATGGCAACTATTGATCCAACATTCAGTTTGACATGTTATTTGAAGTATGCTTGACATGTTGTATAAAATTTCAGAATTTGCCATGTTTTACAAAAATGTCGTGTGTTCAAAAAAAGAGCAATCCTACATTTGCCATGTGACCAAACAAATTGTGGGAAAAATTTGTACATGATACAtggaatttgccatggcaaaacacATTCTGTAGCATCTATTCAACAATGTATGAATTTACTATGTGATGCTACAGAAAAATTGCCATGGTTATGTTAATTTGAACATTGGATTGATGAGAAAaacaaatttgccatggcaaaaacatTCAGTATAATCTATTTCAGCTCATGTGAATTGCCATAAGATCCTATAAAAAAATTGCCATCATGTGGACTAGTCATACACACGAATTCTGCTATTCGAGCCAATGGACCAGCGACTCACCGGCAAGAACGGGCATGGCCACGACCTCCTCCATGGGGTGGCCAGACGTGACGCCGGTGACGGGATCCAAGGTGAGGACGAACGTCGCCGTAGAATGGACGCGGAGGAAGGGAATCGACGGAGGCGAGGCTCCTCCAGCGTGGATCCCGCGGCAGCTCCtcttcaccgtcgccgccgccgccattcctCTCCCTGCAGCTCCTCCCCCGCTGCGCACGGGCACTCCCCTGCGGCAGCTCCTCTTCATCGTCGCCGCCGCTGCCATTCCTCTCCCTGCAGCGGTTCCTCCCCGCCACGGCTCCTCCATCGTGGCTCCTCCCAGCCGCAGCCCAATCCTGCcgcggctcctccggcgcgcagcgagcgcgcccttcctcctccgccgcgcctTCCATCGCCGTCGGCCGGATCCACCTCCTATTCGCCACCGCTTAGGGCCTCCGCCCGCCACCACTCGGGACCTCCGCTCGCCGTCGCCCGAGGCCTCCGTCCGCCTCTGCTCGGGGCCCACGCCCGCCACCGCCAGGGGCCTCCACCCGCCTCCGCTCGGGGCCTCCGCCCGCCACCGCCAGGGGCCTCCGCCCGCCTTCGCTCGGGcctgccgtccgccgccgcccgggccatatTGTGTGTGGTGTGCGGGTAGGTGGGGAAGAAGGTGAGGCGGAGTGGGGAAAGAAGAACGGGAGTGAGGACGTGCGGCATAGTTTGTCGAGGCCCGGACGTGCGGCACAGTTTGTCCAGGCCCGGACGAGGCTGTGGGATGACGTGGAACGTAAAGTGCTTCAAGAATCGTGCAAAATGATCCAACGACAGATGACGCGTGTGGGCGGGATGCTACACactacacgtgtgggcgttagactTTTCGTTTATTTATCACTCGCGATCGACTTGTGTTGCGACGATCAGGTTCAGTAAAAAATAGCGCAGATTATTAAGATGCAGCGTGTAATTCGGTGAAATGTCTCTGTAATCCAATGAGAGTTGTCGGTTCTGAAACCAGCACCGGAACATTGTGACTTGTGAGCAGCCGTCCAGCTGAGCTGATTGAACAAATTAACCTGAATGTTATATTCAGCTATCGATAGCATTTCTTTCTTAGCATCACCAAAAGTATACTTCATGTAAAAGCATTGCCATTTACCGTGTAGCACGCTCCCCCTAAAGATCAAAAGCACAATCTGAATCCCTGATGGAGTAACCGTAGTAAATAAACATCCAGGTGAAACAGGAACCAAGCGGCAACaaaatttttttttttgaggggacagAGTGCTTTCATTCCTTTATTGCATCACAGGTTACATTGTCAGAACCAACAAGCTCATACAACGGATCAGGAATATGGTCTTAACCAGATTTCATCTATGCCCTGGCTTCTAGCCAACAAAGCTAGGTGCTGAGCTACAGAATCACACTCTCCAATCTTTCTCGCAAAAAAGTTATCATGACGAGACTTCACTTATGATGACTCCAACAGCAGCAGAATTATCAGACTCTAGGACAATACGTGCCTGAGTAGTGTTATTAGCAATTTGCAAATCTACAGCACATGTCTTTGTTTCAGCTTCTTCAACATCTAAACGTCTGCTAATTTGACAACATATTTCAACTTAACCCCAGAGATTTCACTAATTAACACGAAGTAGAAAGAAGATGCAGGATTTGTTTTTTTTATAACGGAGGCTCcagaagagcccggctttgaattaacaaagccatcaaccggccaggattacaaacTCGAAACCAACACAAGAAAGCGAAAAAACGACAAGATACAGAGGCGCTGGACAGCAGCACACAAGCCTCACACACACCCAGCTAAAAGATCGAACATGGAGACACGCAGCTCGGGGATGTGTAGGTCCTCATTCGCATACAATCACCCGGGAGAAGGAGAATGTCAGCACAGGAGCAGCATTTCGGACGGCGAGGAAGGGCACGCCGTCGCCAAATCACCAGCGGCCCCGGATTGCCATGTCCTCCCAGCTCCACTATCAAAGAAGACCCCTGTCTCCTCGCCTGGCTCGAAGGCGCCGAACCGTTGACAGTGTAGCGGTTCACCCTAGAACCTGGGAGGAGAGACACCTGCAGGCTGCATCTGGAGAGGAACCTAGCTCACCCGACTAGCCACGGAATGATCTCAAGGAGCAGAGCACCACCCAACACCCACGGACGGGACACGGATGAGAAAGAGCTGCCGGAACGGAACGGACGGAGGAGCAGTAGCATAGTGTCCCTGTAGGCGTTGAGCCACAAGAACTCACCGCCGACAAAGAAGACCAGCTACTGCCGCCGCTGCACACCCACCACATCGCCGAGAAGCCCACTGCCCACCTAGCTCCCAAAAACGGCACCTTCAGGAAGGACGCGACGCCGAGGGCGGCGCCGCCGCCCAACAGAGTCGAGGTTTTCACCCGGGAGACTAGAGGGATGGGGGCGTCGGATCTGACCTGAACGGCGCCACGAGCGTCGCCGCCGCCAAGACCGACGAGGCCGGCCTGGAATTTCTCCCGGTCTTCGAATCCCCGCCTCCACCACCCCAACGACGCAAGATCCGGCGGCCCGCAAAGAAGCCGGACAGATCTGGCCGGGGCGGAGCTCTCAAAACAGGGGGGCAGGGGCGGTCAGATGTGGCGCCACCGTGAGCCACAGCAGCCGCTGCCAGGGCTCCCGTCCACCGGGGCACCCGCCATCCACACGGCCAGGATCGCCGGCccacgcccgcgccaccgcctgccGCCGGGCCGCTGACGCCTCTCCGACCAGGGCCGCCGCCCTAGGGAACACGGCCCCCCGCAGCAGAGGCAGGGGCGCCAAGgcctcgccgccaccttcctcggcgacaccccgggcttgcccggcggcggcctcaggcggcggcgaggaggaggggagaagaaagGGGAGGCGGCGGAGCTAGGGTTTGGGGCCCCCGAGTCGCCCTAGCAGGGGCGACGCGAGGGGGGGGGGAGCTCCGGCAGCTAGGAACATTATCAACCTGCACCTCGATGCAGGATTTGTTGAGAACCTGGAGAAGGATGGTAGAGCAGGCTCCAGCTCTTTCATTGAGAAATCATCTATTTGCAGCAAATTCTGTATACCACTCTTTGTGAGCAATAGCAAGCGGTCGCCTAGGCACGCTCCATCGTTGGTCCGCCGGGTAGTGCCGGGTTTCTTCCTTGCCCtttcttttcatttttcattttcctaTTTCCATCTGTTGTTATAATAGTTTTTCTTTTTATGTTTctgctttcttttcttttctattttactttatttttgttgctttgttttcccTTGATGTTACTTTTCCCTTTTCGTGtattttatgttttattttctttatgttttgGTATAAGTAATGCATGCATATTATTTAGAGATACATTAACACTGTTCTTGCAACATGTTAATATTTTAGAAAATCTAATCATGTCTTTCAAgacatatatgaacattttaaacaaataaaaacacaatTTTGAAATGCATTAAATATTTTCCAACACCTCCAAAAATGTTAAATAAAGCTCATATATTTTTCACTCGTATTAAAATTTTAGtgtat
Protein-coding regions in this window:
- the LOC123168124 gene encoding uncharacterized protein gives rise to the protein MRTPSLRYQPSPARSKRQRHAMRAGDSRMEADHHHHRHHVNQRAAEAGAGHHHRHGRNDRRRYPEDDRQRSSPLVWMAVILCTLLAIGIIVVGAAVFAVYLIYKPHMPYMVVTNAYLQQLDYSPADGVIRDIQVRADVLARNTNSKVNASFSSFNIDVKFHGTTLLQLRAETFSVARESSVTLPYSGASRGAKLDLAGMRAMEEALRSRVVPITLSGKARTRWRMGIFLKVAFWTRLNCPLSFSYPPGSVMAIDHDTCRSRSP